Genomic DNA from Candidatus Binataceae bacterium:
AACCGAGGCGCGCGAGATGCTCGACGACGCAAGGGGCAGGATCGATCAGGAGTTGAGGAGCGCTGAGCGCGAACTCAGTCAAATGGGCGAGCGCCTGGCAGCCGAGCTCGCCGAGCGTGTACTGGGCCGGCCGCTTAACGGATCGCGCCGCAGCGTGAATTGAACGATGAAGAAGACAATCATCAGCGTGACCGCAATCACGGCCGCGTTGTTGCCTGCGATTGCGCGCGCCGCCGAAGAGGCGGGGGCCGAGGAGCACGGCTCATGGCTGGTGCTGGCGTGCTTCGCCGTCAACTTTGTGATCTTCGTTGGCATCATTCAGTATTTCGCCGCGCCCTTCATCTCGAAATTCTTCGCTGACCGATCCACCCAGATTCGCGGCACGATTTCGCGCGCCGAAAGCGCCTTTGCCCAAGCGCAGGATCTCGCCAACAAGGCGGCGGCGCGGAGCGCCAACCTCGATGCTGAAGTCGTCACGCTCCAGAAAGAAATCGAGAACGAGACCCAGTTCCAGGTCAAGAAAATCGCCGATGCGGCAGTGGCTGCGGTCGAGCGCCTTCATACCGACGTCTCTCTGACCAGCAATGCGTTGGCCGAGGCGGGACAGCGCCGCGTTCGCGAGGAACTGGCCGCGGTCACCGCCAGCCTCGCCCGCGATTTGATCGCGCGCAGCTTCGATTCATCTGATCAGCAGCGCCTGGTCGAAACCTTTACCGAGCGGCTGGAGGGCGAGCGATGAAAGGCTCGCGGGTCGCCAAGCGCTATGCTCGCGCGCTGCTCGAACTCGCAGAGCGGAGCCAGGTCGAGAAATGGGGCGAGGAGCTCGATCAGCTTGCCGCGATCGTTTCGGATCCTCAACTGCTGGTTAAGCTCACGTCGCCCGAGCTTTCCCACACGGCGCGGCAAGAGGCGATGGGCAAGATCGCCGAGCGGCTCGAACTCGGCTTCCCGCTGCGATCGTTCGCCGTCGTCGTCGCGCGTCACGGCCGAATCGCGGAGGTGCCAGCGATTGCCGAGGCGTATCGCGATCTGGTCGATCAACTGCTCGGCCGCGCGCGGGCGACGATTACATTCGCGGTGCAGCCTACCGACTCGGACGTCGCGCGGGTCGTCGCGGGGCTTGAAGGAATCGCGAAGAAAAAAATTATTCCAACCACGATGGTTGATCCGGCGCTGCTGGGCGGCGTCGTGGCAGAATTTGGCGGCAAGATTTATGACGGCAGCCTGGCTACCAGGCTGGCGGAGGCACAGCGCCGGATGGCGGGTTGATCCGGCCCTTGAACTACATCTATGGCAGAGATTCGACCATCTGAAATCAGCGAAATCCTGAAGAACGAGATTAAGGGTTTCGAAGGCAGTATCGCCGTGCGCGAGACCGGCCGCGTGCTGTCATGCGGCGACGGTATCGCGCGCATTTACGGCTTACAGAACGCGGCCTCGGGCGAGCTACTCGAGTTTCCGCACGGCGTCTTCGGGATGGTGTTGAACCTCGAAGAAGACAATGTTGGGGCCGCGCTGTTCGGCGATCCGCAGGCAATTGCGGAAGGCGATGAAGTGAAGCGCACCGGCAGAATCGCCGAGGTTCCCGTCGGCGAAGGTCTGCTGGGCCGTGTCGTCAACGCGCTCGGTCAGCCGATCGACGAGAAAGGGCCGATCAAGGCGGCAGAGACGCGCCGAATCGAGATCAAGGCGCCCGGTATCATCAAGCGCCAGCCCGTCAAAGAACCGCTGCAGACCGGGATCAAAGCTATCGACTCGATGCTGCAAATCGGCCGCGGCCAGCGCGAGCTTATCATCGGCGATCGCCAGACCGGTAAGACCGCGATCGCGATCGACACCATCATTAATCAGAAGGGCCAGAACGTTCACTGCTTCTACGTCGCGATTGGCCAGAAGCGCTCGACGATCGCACAGGTCGTCGAACGCTTGAGCCGCTTCGGCGCGATGGAGTACACGACGATCATCTCCGCGACCGCCTCCGAAGCGGCGCCGCTGCAGTTCATCGCGCCCTACACGGGCTGCACGATGGGCGAGTACTTTCGCGATACCGGCCGCCATGCCCTTCTGATTTACGATGATCTCAGCAAGCATGCACAGGCGTATCGCCAGCTCTCGCTCTTGCTGCGCCGTCCTCCGGGCCGCGAGGCGTATCCCGGCGACGTTTTCTATCTGCATTCGCGGCTGCTGGAGCGCGCAGCCAAGATGAGCGCTGAGATGGGTGGCGGCTCGCTCACCGCGCTGCCGATTATCGAAACGCAGGAAGGCGACGTTTCGGCATATATCCCGACCAACGTCATCTCGATCACGGACGGTCAGATCGTTCTCGACAAGGACCTCTTCAACTCGAACGTTCGACCCGCGGTGAACGTCGGCCTCTCGGTTTCGCGGGTTGGATTTTCCGCCGCCGTGAAAGCGATGAAGCAGGTCGGCGGCACGCTCAAGCTCGATCTCGCGCAATATCGCGAGATGGCGGCGTTCGCACAGTTCGGCTCCGATCTCGATCCCGCCTCGCAACGTCTCCTGAATCGCGGCGCGCGGCTAACCGAGATGCTCAAGCAGGCGCAATATTCGCCGCTGCCGGTCGAGAAGGAAGTGCTCCTGATATACGCCGGCAACGAGGGTTTCTTCGACAAGCTCGAGGTCCCGCAGATTCGGCCGTTCGAAGATGCGATGTTCGGGTACTTCGAGTCGACCGCGCCCGAGGTGCTCGCCACGATTCGCGACAAGCGCGAGCTGAGCGACGAAGTGCGCGCCAAGATGAAGTCCGGGCTCGAGGAATGCGAGAAGCGCTTCCTCGCGGATCAGAAGGGGAGCCAGGCTGCGGCGTAACGCGCAGATTCGAAAATGGCCTCACTCAAGGCAATCCGGCGCCGGATCGCATCGACCAAGTCGACTCAGCAAATCACGCGCGCGATGAAGCTGGTCGCGGCCTCGCGCCTGCGCCGCGCGCAGGAAGCGCTCGCCAATTCGATCCCCTATAGCGAAGCGCTCGCGCGCGTCGCTGATTCGCTCCTCACTTCCGAAGGAATCTCGGCGGGTCCGCGCGAGAATGCGCAAAAGCGCGCGCTGCTCGTCGTGATCGCCTCGGACCGCACGCTCTGCGGCGGCTACAACGCCAACGCGATGCGACTGGCGGATGAAACGCGCCGCGAGCTCGAAACCAGCGGAATCGCGATCGAGCTTTTCGCCGTCGGCAAGAAGGCCGTCGATCATCTGCGGCGCAATCGCACGCCGGTCGCGATTCAGCGCATCGACAATATTCCCCGGCTTGCGACGATTGGCCTCGCGCGCGATATCGCCGCCAAGATTCTCAACGATTATCGCAGCGGTGCGATCGATGAAGCTGGAATCGTGTACACGCGCTTCCGCTCGGCGCTCGCACAGTTCCCGACCTACGAAAAGCTGCTGCCGGTGAAGCCTCCCAGCGAACACGGAATTCGCGACGACGGCGAGCTGCACGGCGGCGTCGCCAAGAGCGAGGCGGGCAAGCTCGACTACCTCGTCGAGCCGAGCCGCGAGGAATTGGTGCCGGTCGTATTGCGCGGCTACCTCGAAGCATCGATTTATCATGCGCTGCTCGAGTCCGAAGCGAGCGAACAGGGCGCGCGGATGACTGCGATGGACTCGGCGAGCAGTAACGCCGCGAAGATGATCTCCTCGCTCACGCTCGAGATGAACCGCGCGCGCCAGGCGCAGATTACCAGGGAACTGATGGATATCGTCGGCGGCGCCGAGGCGCTGCGCGGCTAACGTTCGAACTTATCAAGCGGGAACTCTTTACCATGAGTGCAACATCGCAAGGACAAATCAGCCAGGTGCTCGGCAACGTCGTTGACGTGCAATTCGTCACCGGCCTGCCGCCGATCTTTTCGGCGCTGCGTGTCACGAATCCTTCGATCAGCGACAAGGCCGGCAACCTCGTGCTCGAAGTGCAGCAGCACATGGGCGAAAACGTCGTGCGGTGTATCGCGATGGACTCGACCGACGGCCTCGTCCGCGGCATGGAAGTCGATAACACCGGGGCGCCGATCTCGGTGCCGGTCGGTCCGAACACCCTCGGCCGCATCATGAATGTTACCGGTGACGCGATCGACGAGCGCGGTCCGATCGAGGGCACCAAGGCGATGCCGATACATCGCGAGGCGCCCTCCTTCGCGGACCAGGGCGTCGAGGCTGAAATCCTCGAGACGGGGATCAAGGTTATCGACCTGATTTGTCCATATGCGCGCGGCGGAAAGATCGGGCTCTTCGGCGGCGCGGGCGTCGGCAAGACGGTTACCATTCTCGAGCTCATCAACAACGTTGCCAAGCAGCACGGCGGCGTGTCGGTGTTCGCCGGCGTAGGCGAGCGCTCGCGCGAAGGCAACGATCTCTACGGCGAACTGACGGAGTCGGGCGTTATCGCGAAGACCGCGCTGGTGTACGGGCAGATGAACGAGTCGCCGGGCGCGCGCGCGCGCGTGGCGCTCACGGGAG
This window encodes:
- the atpH gene encoding ATP synthase F1 subunit delta — its product is MKGSRVAKRYARALLELAERSQVEKWGEELDQLAAIVSDPQLLVKLTSPELSHTARQEAMGKIAERLELGFPLRSFAVVVARHGRIAEVPAIAEAYRDLVDQLLGRARATITFAVQPTDSDVARVVAGLEGIAKKKIIPTTMVDPALLGGVVAEFGGKIYDGSLATRLAEAQRRMAG
- the atpA gene encoding F0F1 ATP synthase subunit alpha; translation: MAEIRPSEISEILKNEIKGFEGSIAVRETGRVLSCGDGIARIYGLQNAASGELLEFPHGVFGMVLNLEEDNVGAALFGDPQAIAEGDEVKRTGRIAEVPVGEGLLGRVVNALGQPIDEKGPIKAAETRRIEIKAPGIIKRQPVKEPLQTGIKAIDSMLQIGRGQRELIIGDRQTGKTAIAIDTIINQKGQNVHCFYVAIGQKRSTIAQVVERLSRFGAMEYTTIISATASEAAPLQFIAPYTGCTMGEYFRDTGRHALLIYDDLSKHAQAYRQLSLLLRRPPGREAYPGDVFYLHSRLLERAAKMSAEMGGGSLTALPIIETQEGDVSAYIPTNVISITDGQIVLDKDLFNSNVRPAVNVGLSVSRVGFSAAVKAMKQVGGTLKLDLAQYREMAAFAQFGSDLDPASQRLLNRGARLTEMLKQAQYSPLPVEKEVLLIYAGNEGFFDKLEVPQIRPFEDAMFGYFESTAPEVLATIRDKRELSDEVRAKMKSGLEECEKRFLADQKGSQAAA
- the atpG gene encoding ATP synthase F1 subunit gamma, which translates into the protein MASLKAIRRRIASTKSTQQITRAMKLVAASRLRRAQEALANSIPYSEALARVADSLLTSEGISAGPRENAQKRALLVVIASDRTLCGGYNANAMRLADETRRELETSGIAIELFAVGKKAVDHLRRNRTPVAIQRIDNIPRLATIGLARDIAAKILNDYRSGAIDEAGIVYTRFRSALAQFPTYEKLLPVKPPSEHGIRDDGELHGGVAKSEAGKLDYLVEPSREELVPVVLRGYLEASIYHALLESEASEQGARMTAMDSASSNAAKMISSLTLEMNRARQAQITRELMDIVGGAEALRG